A region from the Acyrthosiphon pisum isolate AL4f chromosome A1, pea_aphid_22Mar2018_4r6ur, whole genome shotgun sequence genome encodes:
- the LOC103308522 gene encoding 52 kDa repressor of the inhibitor of the protein kinase-like: protein MKKNNIKKNKLKTLCETRWVERHDALITFKELFLYIIEALDDYENNGSKSDSSSKAAMYGSAIRKSDFLVSLEVAVFIFSYTLNLSQILQSKQQDLSKALNDVITVRESLESIRKDVDSHFKNIFSEVLKIASKIDVDIKIPRVCGKQNQRANVNVTNPEDYYKITIFIPFIDQIICELRTRFDQRLREIIPLEGLIPSHFNKYDTKTILEAAKIYENDLPLNAIVTLKAELSIWQNQWKDDGQNSTVNKPQTAIETLPYCTNIVPNIKLLLQIFTTLPVTTATPERTFSTLKRLKTYLRSTMTENRLNGLALVNINKKEVISETEIIEDFAEKAPRKLQLIDWSK from the coding sequence atgaaaaaaaataatataaaaaaaaataaactcaagACATTATGTGAGACTCGTTGGGTTGAGAGGCATGATGCATTAATTACATTCAAAGAATTGTTTTTGTACATCATAGAAGCTTTAGACGACTATGAAAATAATGGTAGTAAATCAGATTCATCAAGTAAAGCAGCGATGTATGGTAGTGCTATCAGAAAAAGCGATTTTCTTGTTTCATTAGAAGtagcagtttttattttttcttatacattaaatttaagtcAAATTCTTCAAAGTAAACAACAAGACTTATCAAAAGCACTAAATGATGTTATAACTGTACGAGAATCTTTAGAATCTATCCGTAAAGATGTTGATagtcatttcaaaaatatatttagtgaaGTACTTAAAATTGCTTCTAAAATAGACGTCGATATTAAAATACCTCGAGTTTGTGGCAAACAAAATCAAAGAGCTAATGTGAATGTTACAAATCCGGaagattattacaaaataactatattcaTTCCATTTATTGACCAAATTATATGTGAATTAAGGACTCGATTTGATCAAAGGTTAAGAGAAATTATTCCACTTGAAGGGTTAATCCCATcacatttcaataaatatgaTACTAAAACTATTTTGGAGGCTGCAAAAATATACGAAAATGATCTTCCCTTAAATGCGATTGTTACATTAAAGGCTGAATTAAGTATATGGCAAAATCAATGGAAAGACGATGGACAAAATAGCACAGTGAATAAACCTCAAACCGCTATTGAGACTTTAccttattgtacaaatattgtgcctaatattaaattgcttttaCAAATATTCACAACTCTTCCTGTTACAACAGCTACGCCAGAACGTACTTTTTCTACCTTAAAACGACTAAAAACCTACTTAAGATCAACAATGACTGAAAATAGACTAAATGGATTAGCTttagtgaatataaataaaaaagaggTCATTTCAGAAACTGAAATTATTGAGGATTTTGCAGAAAAAGCACCAAGAAAATTGCAACTCATAGAttggtcaaaataa